The genome window ATACCATATGACAGGTGGGGTATTATCTCCGCTGTTCGGCGAGCGCTTTAAGGGGTCAATCAGTATGCTTTTTCTTAAATATCCTTCTTTATAGCCTTTTGCCACCCCCTCGTATATGGCATTTTTAAGGTCACCTTCTATGCGCACATCCTGACCTATTTCCACGAATACTACTGCGAATCCAGTATCCTGACATATCGGCATCTTTTCCTCAGCGGCGATCTCTTGGTTTTTCAGGATTTGGTCGAGTATTGCCTTTGCAACAGGTGACTCCTCCTTTTCACGCATCTCAATTATTCTTTTCCGAACATCTTCAGGTATGAAGTAGTTCGAATCCATACATAATTTTGCGACAGCTTCTGTTATTTGTTCTGCTTTTATTGTTCTCATCACTTAACCTCCGGGTTCTTTTTGGGGCATTTAAGGAGTTCAGATATCATGGTCTCTATTCCGAGGCAAGCCCTATAAAGGCTCGCTAACGGTGATGTCCCTGGAGTGGAGAATATTCCCGAATTGTCGTCGTAAATAACCTCGTAGGGCTGAACTTTCACGACATCAGCACCGATTTTCTTCAGTATCTCGATCATCTCGGCATCATCACCTATCGTTATTATTGGGCTTATTCTGGTTCTCAGCACGAACGAGACCAAAACTCCACCGTAACCTATAGTAGCTATCGGTTTCTTGTGGGCAAAAACAGAGCCTATAAAATTTCTTACTTCAGGTAGGACCATAGCTTCAACACCATCTTTAAGTATTGAACTGAGGATTTTTATGGGACCTTTCCCTCCTGGGACAATAAGAACATCAATCTCCTTGGCATCAACTTTATCAATGTAGAAAACCTCACCCCTTACCATGAGTTTGGCTTCAGTAAGAAAATCCCTTTCTGGGGCGAGTTTTCGCCGCGGACCCGGAATAAGCTTTTCGACGCTTATTCGCGGAACGATGGGTAACGGCTTGGCTGAGCAGCGCTCCAGCTCTTTGAGGACATAGGCTACATCCCATATCGATGTGCCGTCCTCATAGCCGATTCCAGAAATAAGAATACCACAAACTCTCATAAGTCCTCCGCTATTAATTAATGAGCAATCAGTCCTTTTTCAAAGGAAATTTTTCCGTTACTATTCGGCGAGTTGCGAAAATTTTAAAAACTAATTTGCGGTAAAGTGTATTTTTGTGATATTTTATCCATGAAATTTGAAAGGAGTTTAATATGCCTTTTTCACATAACAGCCTATTTGGCTTAAGGGAGCTTTCGGCTGAGGAAATAACATTTTTGCTGGACGAAGCTAAAGCGTTCAGACAAATTCTTGAGCGAGACATTAAAAAAGTTCCAACGCTAAGGTGGCTCACCGTAGTAAATTTGTTTTACGAGCCATCGACGAGGACAAGAATTTCATTCGAGCTTGCCGAGAAGAGACTTTCAGCAGATGTGGTTAATTTCTCGACATCGACATCGAGCGTCCTTAAGGGTGAGTCGCTTAGGGATACGGTGGCAAACATACTTGCGATGAAGGTGGACATGGTTGTGATAAGGCACAGGAATGTTGGAGCACCCCAATATATAGCCCGCGCTACGAATGTTCCGGTTATTAATGCGGGTGATGGGACTAATGAGCATCCCACTCAAGCACTTCTTGACCTATACACTATAAGGGAGAAATTCGGCTATTTCAGAGGATTAAGAGTTGTTATCCTCGGTGATATTAGGCATTCTCGTGTAGCACGAAGCGATATCTGGGGTCTCACAAAATTGGGAGCTTCGGTGGCTATATGTGCTCCGAAAACTCTTTTGCCGCCATATCCCGATGTTTTTGGTGTAGAGGTTTACACGGATATTAACAAAGCACTTGCCGGGGCAAATGTTGTTTATGTCCTGAGGCTTCAGCTTGAAAGGCAATATTCGGGTTTTGTGCCTTCTCTGCGTGAGTACAGGATGTTTTGGGGACTTACTGCGGATAGGGTTAAACTTCTCGACCCGGAACACATTATAATGCATCCTGGACCAATGAATAGAGGTGTTGAGATTGACCCTGAAGTGGCGTATTCATCGAATGCAGTAATACTGGACCAGGTGACAAATGGAGTTGCAATAAGGATGGCAGTAATATACACTTTAGCGAATAAAATAATAAGCTGAGGTTTTATTATGGATTATTTCGTCATAGAAGGTGGCAGAAGACTTGAGGGTGAGATTAAGGTTTTCGCGGCCAAAAATGCTATATTGCCCATGATGGCTGCAGCTATTCTTGCTGATGGTGAAGTAGTTTTGCGGAACGTTCCGGATATAGCGGATGTTCGCACTATGAGCGAGGTTTTGATTCGTCTTGGTGCTGAGGTTGAATTCGATAGGCGAACTCATTCGCTTTTTATAAACGCTTCACACATAAGCTTTTTTGAGGCGCCATACGACCTTGTCCGTAGGATGAGAGCAAGCTTTCTGGTTCTTGGGCCGCTGCTTGCCAAGTACGGAAAGGCAAGGGTATCCCAGCCTGGAGGATGTGCGATAGGCGCGCGACCAGTCGACCAGCATATTCGCGGCTTTCAGAGGCTTGGTGCGAGAATAACTGATGAGGAGGGTTACACTATAGCTGAAGCGGATAGGCTTAGGGGAACTGTGGTATATTTCGATAGGCCATCGCACACAGGAACGGAAAACATAATGATGGCAGCGGTGTTGGCTGATGGAACAACCGAGATAGTTAACGCATCACAGGAGCCGGAAGTGGTTGATCTTGCCAATATGCTCAATGCTATGGGGGCAAAGATATACGGCGCTGGCACATCGAGGATTGTGATTGAGGGGGTAAGCTCGCTTGGCGGAATTGATTACACACCGTTAGGAGATCGGCTCGAAGCTGGCACTTATCTTTTTGGTGTCATGTCCACCGGCGGAAAAGTGAAGGTTACCGGTGTTGAGCCGAAAAACTTGTGCATAGCACTTTTCAAAATGGGCGAGATGGGCGCAAAGATAACTACCGGAGCGGATTTTATTGAGCTTGAGACTGACACATTTCCCAAACCTGTAAATATTGTTACAGCACCTTTTCCGGGATTTCCAACAGACCTTCAGCCTATGGCTATGGCAGTTCTTACGAGAGCAGCGGGGGTTAGCGTTGTGTGGGAACGAATTTTTGAGAATAGGTTTATTCATGTCATGGAATTGATACGACTCGGTGCGCAAATATCTATATCGGGAGACAAGGCGACTATTATTGGTACCCGCGAGCTTAAGGGGGCAAAGATTATGGCATCCGATATACGAGGTGGTGCTGGATTGCTTATAGCGGGTTTATCAGCGAAGGGGAAAACAACTTTAAGAAGAGTTTACCATATCGACCGCGGATACGAGAGAATAGAGGAGAGGTTTGTCTCTTTGGGAGCACATATAAAGCGCTTATCATATTGATATATATTTGACATATATTTTAAGTTGCTATTGTTATTTCATCGCATTCCCATCTATGTGGTGGTTCAATATTTTTCCATTGCCTTATAATGGCTTCTTCAGGTACGATTCGAGCCCTTTTCCTATTCCTTTTTAGTATAGTTGACAAAGGTGTATCGAAAAATATAATTTTCACCTTGGCATTCGACTTTCTTGCTAAATTTATTATTCCCTTTCTATTTTCCGATTTTATTGATGTCGCGTCCCACACCACAGATTTGCCACTTTGTAGCGCATTTTTTAGTATGGGTATACAGTAATCATATGCGAGACGGCTTTGCAACGGATCCGCTGGGTCAAGAGATAACCATCCTCGTATGGAATCCATGTTTATGACAGTGATGTTTTTATAGAATCGCTTTATGTATGTAGATTTTCCACAGCCAGCTGGTCCAACTGTTATTATAAGTTTTTGTGTGGTTTTGGTTTTGCGGATAATATTTGGTTTAATTTTATTAATTTGTTTATCTTCGATATAATTTTTAAGGGCTTTTATTGATTCATTTATTGTTTCCTTATCCTTGGCAGGTGCATTTAAGAGCAAATAATTCAAAAATTTTACTATAGTGTCAGGTTCTATATCGAAGAATATTTTGTACGTAAATTTTTTTAAGAATATATCAGGTAGCCACCATAAAAGTCTATATAAGGTTACTTTATTTTTTGAAGGAATTTTTATGTTAGCTATAAAATCTTTTATATAAGGAAAATATGATCTTGAAGTGGGCAATTTGTTTAGTGACAATATAGTCAGTGTAAAAATATCTTTTATGTCAAAGTTGCTTACCACTCGCTTTTTAGGGGTCTTGTCATTAGTTCTATAACGCCTTGTTTGGGAGATTTCCCATTCCATATTATCTGATGTACAGTTTTGGTTATAGGCATTTCTATATTAAATTTTTTGGCTAAATATAATGCGCCATATGTGGAGTATATGCCCTCCGCTACTTGTTTCATTGAAGCGATGATATCTTCGGTTTTTTCGCCTTTTCCTATACGCAATCCGAATATATAATTTCTACTTTTTTTGCTTGTGCAAGTTAATATGAGATCACCTACTCCAGCTATTCCGAAGAGGGTTTTTATATTTACATTCATTGCGTTTCCAAGCCTAACTATCTCAGATAAGCCTCTCGTTATAAGCGCAGCGCGTGCATTGTGGCCAAGTTCCATGCCATCACAAATACCAGCAGCAATGGCTATTATATTTTTTAATGCACCCCCGAGTGAAACGCCGGTAGGGTCATCGCTCGTATAGATTCTTAGTGACTCGTTTGAGAACATGTGTTGAATTTTTTTTGCAAAATTATCATTTTTCGACGCTATAACGAGCACTGTTGGTTTTCCAGCAGCTACTTCATCAGCGAAGCTTGGTCCAGACATCACAGATACACTATTTTCGCCAAAATATTCTTTTAGTATGTCATATGGAAATATATTATGTTCTCTTTCTATTCCTTTTGCGAGATTTATATGAAATGCGTTTTTAGGTATATTTGAAATAGTATCTGATATGATTTTTCTAAGATGTTGCGTTGGTACAGCCCAAAGCAAAATTTTTGAGTTTTTTATAATTTCGTTTATATCGTTTGAAGGTGTAACATTCTCGGGAATTATATGATTAGGTAGAAACAATTTATTCATTTTTGTGTTAGTTATGCAATCAAGTGTCTCTCTTTCTCGGACCCAGAGATTGACCCTATATCCTAATCGGGCTATATGGATAGAGATGGCTGTTCCCCAAGCACCGGCACCTATGACGGATATTTTTTCATTGTTCAGAGTTGACATTTTCGAGCATTGCTTTGAACTTTTTGTTATTTCGCAATACATCAAGTTCAGGGTCATTAATAGCCATGGATTTATAGTATGGGTCAAGGTTTATTGCTGTCTTTATTTCTTCTATTGCATTATTTATATTTTCTTTTTTAAGGAGAATTAAACCTTTATAGTAATGAGCAATGCCCAATGATGGATATATATTAAGAGCAGAATCGATAGCTTCTGATGCGTTTTTGTAATCCTTCTTTTTATAGTATGCATAAGCGAGCTGTGTCCATGATATAGGGTCTTTGCAGTGTTTTTTAAGGAATTTTTGACAAGAATATATAGCCGAATCGTACATTTGCATGTGATTCAGTATAATAATTTTGTTTATTTTTGCGCTTATATACTCGCTGTCAATTTTTATTGCAGTGTTTATCGCGCTTAATGCGTCTTTATAACGACCAATCTGATCATAGGCAATTGCCAGTGAATTAAGTAGTTTAGCATCATTTGGTTTACGTGATATAGCATTTTCATAAGCTCTTATAGCGAGTCGAGGGTTATCATGCCTTTGATATAGCTGAGCTAAATATATCCATGGGTCGGGGTCTTCAGGGTCAAGCTTTGCTGCTTTTTGGTAGCATATGATAGCAAGCGAATCCTGTCCTGTTATGTCATAGGCAACTGCTAAATTGAACCATGCAGGTGCAAGTTTTGGGTTTTTGTTTATTACGTCCTGGAAGTATTTAGCAGCCAATTCATATTCGCCCTGTTCCATATATTTAACGCCCTCATTGAATTCCTCAGGAACTTTTGATTGTGCCATTAAAAGTGAGAGGGCAAATAATGTATAGTATATGATATTTTTCATTTTTCCTCCCTTATAAGTATAATTTCAGCCCTTCTATTCATAGCCATTCCTTCTTCCGTTCCATTGTCAGCGATTGGCATTTTTTCTCCCATACCCTCACATATAATTCTTTCCTCCGATATACCGTGAGCCACAAGCCAATTTTTCACAGCCTCAGCTCGCTTTATTGAAAGTTTTTTATTATACGATCTATAACCAACGGAATCAGTGTGTCCAATTATTTTTACCTTAATTTCAGGATATGTATTCAAAATTTGTAGAAGCCCAAGCAATATATTTTCATCTTGAGGTCGTATATCATATTTGTCAAAGTCGAAGTGAATGAGATTTTGCTTAAGCAGTGGTGGGATTTTCTTTTTCTTTAAAACTATGTTGACAGTATATGGGGTGTCAGCAGGGGTGATTCTCAAATCAATATCCATTTTCAAAGGGTCATAACCATCAGCAGTTACAGATAATGAATATACATTATTAGATTGTGTTGGAATGTCAAACAAACCTTTCTTGTCGCTAAACATATTGGCGAGTATAGATTTTGTTTTTTTGTCAAAATATTTTATGTTAGCGATTAATGGATTATTTTTCTCATCTACGACTTTTCCATGCAAGACGAGTTTAAATCTTGGTCTTAAACTTTCGGGGATTGATACATAGAATATATCTGTCCCACCATATGTGCCGTATCCGGAAGAGGAGAAGTATGCATTTCGACCATCAGACTGGATGGTATAGTATGCATCCCAAAATATAGTATTAAGCTCCTTCCCGAGATTTTTAGGCTTTTCCCATTTTGTCCAGCTATCGTTCAATCGTCGGGTAACAAACATATCACCATTGCCAAGATTTGGATGTCCATCCGAAGAAAAATATAATGTGACACCATCACTTGCTAAAAAAGGTGTACCGTCATTACCAGGAGTATTAATATCAGGACCGAGATTTACAGGTGGACCATATGAGCCGTCAGGGTTTCGTTTAAGATAATATAAATCTAAATTGCCATATCCTTCCTTTCTATCCAGCGCAACTATAATCACATTTCCGTCATTAGATATAGTTGCACTTACAAATTTGCTTTTTGTTTTATATCCTTTTATTTTTATATTTTCAGGCTTGGACCACTTTCCATTTATTCTTTTCGAAATCGAAAATCCAGGCGTTTTAGTGCCATCGTCTTTGTATTGTCCCAGAAGAAGCAATGCGTTTCCGTTGTTGAAAATACCAAGAACTCCATCAGAATATTTAGTATTAAGCGTAGTTAAGGGCATTCGTTTAATCCATCTTCCAGTTTTGTCCTTTTTAGAATAATATATGTCCTGATTTTTAGTTTTTATATTTTCTACTATAAAGAACAATTCTTTTCCATCGGATGAGATAACTGGTAATATTTCATTCTGGGGAGAATTGATAGTTTTAGGTAAATGAACTGGTTTATATCCATATTCAGGCCCTATAACTATGTTGTATAAGGATTCCCACCATTCTTTATAGTGTGCATCAATTTCGGATAACTTTTTGTATATTACAGCGGCGGAATCCCATTCTTTTCCGGCAATAAAGCATTTCGCCAGTATAGGAAGCATCTTTAATGAGTCCTCTCTATCGCGTGATTTGGACAAAATATTTCTTAATTCATTTATAGCCTGGTCGTATTTATGATTATGCAAGAGTTTGAGTATATATTTCGGGACTTTTTCGGGAGGCGCGTAATTTTTTATACTTCTTGCAGAGGGCATGCAGTATAATATTGATATTATTAAAAGCATTTTACCAAAAAATTTCATGTTCCTCTCCTATCAAAAAAAATTTGAAGCATTTTCGATTGTTTTTGCTATAAGTTTTATGCCATATATTATATCGGATTTATTAGCTATACTATAAGGAGAATGTATATATCTTACAGGTATTGATATAGCGGTGCTTATAACTCCTTTTTTTGATATTTGCACTTCGCTTGCGTTAGTACCCCCAACTCTTTTAGCGATTATTTGATGAGGTATATCGTATTTTCGTGCAAGTTCGGAAATAAAGTTAACCCAATTTCTATCAGCGATAAACCTACCGTCGGAAAGCCGTATTTCAGGACCTTTTCCCAACAATGCAAGTTTTTTGTGTTCCGGGACGCCTGGAATGTCGTTAGCCACTGTACCCTCAAGT of bacterium contains these proteins:
- a CDS encoding aspartate carbamoyltransferase catalytic subunit, with protein sequence MPFSHNSLFGLRELSAEEITFLLDEAKAFRQILERDIKKVPTLRWLTVVNLFYEPSTRTRISFELAEKRLSADVVNFSTSTSSVLKGESLRDTVANILAMKVDMVVIRHRNVGAPQYIARATNVPVINAGDGTNEHPTQALLDLYTIREKFGYFRGLRVVILGDIRHSRVARSDIWGLTKLGASVAICAPKTLLPPYPDVFGVEVYTDINKALAGANVVYVLRLQLERQYSGFVPSLREYRMFWGLTADRVKLLDPEHIIMHPGPMNRGVEIDPEVAYSSNAVILDQVTNGVAIRMAVIYTLANKIIS
- the murA gene encoding UDP-N-acetylglucosamine 1-carboxyvinyltransferase; protein product: MDYFVIEGGRRLEGEIKVFAAKNAILPMMAAAILADGEVVLRNVPDIADVRTMSEVLIRLGAEVEFDRRTHSLFINASHISFFEAPYDLVRRMRASFLVLGPLLAKYGKARVSQPGGCAIGARPVDQHIRGFQRLGARITDEEGYTIAEADRLRGTVVYFDRPSHTGTENIMMAAVLADGTTEIVNASQEPEVVDLANMLNAMGAKIYGAGTSRIVIEGVSSLGGIDYTPLGDRLEAGTYLFGVMSTGGKVKVTGVEPKNLCIALFKMGEMGAKITTGADFIELETDTFPKPVNIVTAPFPGFPTDLQPMAMAVLTRAAGVSVVWERIFENRFIHVMELIRLGAQISISGDKATIIGTRELKGAKIMASDIRGGAGLLIAGLSAKGKTTLRRVYHIDRGYERIEERFVSLGAHIKRLSY
- a CDS encoding ATP-binding protein, yielding MEWEISQTRRYRTNDKTPKKRVVSNFDIKDIFTLTILSLNKLPTSRSYFPYIKDFIANIKIPSKNKVTLYRLLWWLPDIFLKKFTYKIFFDIEPDTIVKFLNYLLLNAPAKDKETINESIKALKNYIEDKQINKIKPNIIRKTKTTQKLIITVGPAGCGKSTYIKRFYKNITVINMDSIRGWLSLDPADPLQSRLAYDYCIPILKNALQSGKSVVWDATSIKSENRKGIINLARKSNAKVKIIFFDTPLSTILKRNRKRARIVPEEAIIRQWKNIEPPHRWECDEITIAT
- a CDS encoding NAD(P)-dependent glycerol-3-phosphate dehydrogenase → MSTLNNEKISVIGAGAWGTAISIHIARLGYRVNLWVRERETLDCITNTKMNKLFLPNHIIPENVTPSNDINEIIKNSKILLWAVPTQHLRKIISDTISNIPKNAFHINLAKGIEREHNIFPYDILKEYFGENSVSVMSGPSFADEVAAGKPTVLVIASKNDNFAKKIQHMFSNESLRIYTSDDPTGVSLGGALKNIIAIAAGICDGMELGHNARAALITRGLSEIVRLGNAMNVNIKTLFGIAGVGDLILTCTSKKSRNYIFGLRIGKGEKTEDIIASMKQVAEGIYSTYGALYLAKKFNIEMPITKTVHQIIWNGKSPKQGVIELMTRPLKSEW
- a CDS encoding tetratricopeptide repeat protein, with product MKNIIYYTLFALSLLMAQSKVPEEFNEGVKYMEQGEYELAAKYFQDVINKNPKLAPAWFNLAVAYDITGQDSLAIICYQKAAKLDPEDPDPWIYLAQLYQRHDNPRLAIRAYENAISRKPNDAKLLNSLAIAYDQIGRYKDALSAINTAIKIDSEYISAKINKIIILNHMQMYDSAIYSCQKFLKKHCKDPISWTQLAYAYYKKKDYKNASEAIDSALNIYPSLGIAHYYKGLILLKKENINNAIEEIKTAINLDPYYKSMAINDPELDVLRNNKKFKAMLENVNSEQ
- a CDS encoding OmpA family protein, whose product is MKFFGKMLLIISILYCMPSARSIKNYAPPEKVPKYILKLLHNHKYDQAINELRNILSKSRDREDSLKMLPILAKCFIAGKEWDSAAVIYKKLSEIDAHYKEWWESLYNIVIGPEYGYKPVHLPKTINSPQNEILPVISSDGKELFFIVENIKTKNQDIYYSKKDKTGRWIKRMPLTTLNTKYSDGVLGIFNNGNALLLLGQYKDDGTKTPGFSISKRINGKWSKPENIKIKGYKTKSKFVSATISNDGNVIIVALDRKEGYGNLDLYYLKRNPDGSYGPPVNLGPDINTPGNDGTPFLASDGVTLYFSSDGHPNLGNGDMFVTRRLNDSWTKWEKPKNLGKELNTIFWDAYYTIQSDGRNAYFSSSGYGTYGGTDIFYVSIPESLRPRFKLVLHGKVVDEKNNPLIANIKYFDKKTKSILANMFSDKKGLFDIPTQSNNVYSLSVTADGYDPLKMDIDLRITPADTPYTVNIVLKKKKIPPLLKQNLIHFDFDKYDIRPQDENILLGLLQILNTYPEIKVKIIGHTDSVGYRSYNKKLSIKRAEAVKNWLVAHGISEERIICEGMGEKMPIADNGTEEGMAMNRRAEIILIREEK